CAGTTTCCTGGTGCCAGGGAGTGCTTGCAAAGCAAGCATCAGTCCTCATCTTGAGAGGAGATTCCACTCTTATTGTTTTCCATTGTGAGAGATCTCATGCCACAGCTTGATCCATATGCTCTCTCCTGACAGTGAAAAGGAACCATTGTGTTGTGATGGCTCTGTGCCTCCAGAGGCACTGCTGCAGGACGATATACTGTGGGAAATCGTTTTAGTGTGGAACAAGGACAGCATGGTCTACTCTACCCGGGGAGGAGGACTTTCCAGGCCTTGCCTGTGACATCTGAGGACAGGACTGGCATCACTCCATGTGATACCCTTTGTCCCCTTGCTACACGCTGTGTTTCTGGGATAAATAACTTGCTAGGGTTGTGCTCGGGGTTCCCTAAACCCTGCCTTTCACTCCTCATCTGCCATACCCTGCCTGGCTTTGCCCCAACCCTAGTCCTGAGACAGTCCTGATCTTCCTGGGTGTGCTGACCAGAGACaaattgctgctgcagcagcatttcactCAAGAAACAACTCATCCAGGCACCAAAGAGCAAGGGGCAATGCAGAACACACGGGGGACATGTATGGTTTGCCCTTCTCGTGGGGTAGGTGACCCTCACCtattctgctgctctctgagaCTGTTCTTCCCCAACAGCCTCCCTGGAAAACAATGTCCATGTGTGAAAACCACATACCATTTTTCTCCTGACCTTGCAAAGATGCTTGGAGGCAGCAAGAGCCCAGGGATGTCTGTCTGCCTGCTGGCTTCAGGGGGGCTTGAGGCCAGAGGAAGGCAGTGGGGTGGGGTGCCCCAATGGGAGTAGGAGCTGCAGGTTTGCTCCCAAAGAGCTGAGCAAGCAGAAGGGACAGGGAAAGTCTCACTTTCTCACACCTTCTTGGTCCCCAGGGCTTCCCTCAGGAGGGTGCATGGTGGCCTGGGAAGCAGCAACAGCTTGTTTCCAGTTGTAGCTGTGATGAATGTAACTTTGCAAGAGTAGCTGATGCTGAAGGGACCGGGACAGATCAAGGCAGGGATGGATTCAGCACTGCAGCTTTGGCTCCCTGAAGGCCTCATGGCACACAGGGAGTGCCCAGTTCTGGGAAAaggccagcacagagcagctggggatTGAGCCATGGCCTTCCCAGGGGTCCCCAGGACATCATATTGCAGGGTGCACCGTTGTGATGTCTCCTCTGTGCTCGCCCCACTGCAGACCCCAGTTGTGCACCGtggctcctctgcagctggCTCAGCTCACCAGCACTGTGCAGCACCCGGGGCACTGCAGGGAGGCTCCATGGCAGGGTTTGAACACCAGCTGTGGACATGTAGGCCTGCCTAGAGCCCTGTCACCGCCTCCCAGTAGGGCCAAGATAccatccttctccctccctcatCTACCCCCCAGCACATCTCACTGCAATTCTGTGCCCAAGAGCTTCCTTCAAAGCTTTGtgcttctcctttctccccacCCAGCCTTGTGGggcctgggaagcagcaggggCTGTGATCCCTCCTAGAGCAGGGACCTTGTACCTGGAGCCATCTCTGCAGTCACTGTTGGGGAGTGCAAggtggaggcaggagctggacaCGACCAAATTCAGGGCCATGCTGACTCTGGCCTGCTCTCTTTTTTGCAGATGTTCATGAGGGCACAGTTTGACTACGACCCCAAAAAAGACAACCTGATCCCCTGCAAGGAAGCAGGACTGAAGTTTCAGATCGGTGACGTGATTCAGATCATAAACAAGGATGACAGCAACTGGTGGCAGGGCCGGGTGGAGGGCTCCTGCACCGAGTCAGCAGGACTCATCCcttctccagagctgcaggagtggtAGGTGCCTGGATTTGACCAGAAGGGCTGGATTTGGGAGTGGAGGTGGGAACAGTGACCATGTGCTATCAGGAGTTTGACTGTGCTGGGTAACACCAGTGTCACTGCTGGGACAAGGAGGCAGATGTCCCCTTCATCTGCTGCAGGGTGAGCCTTtgcctgtcccagcagctgacCTGCTCCTCTAGCCTTTGCATGTCTGAGGGACagtcctgctgcttccccagggctggggttaCAGCTGGGCCATGGGGGTGTCTCCTCTCTTGGCAGGCGCGTGGCGAGCGTCACCCAGCCCAGTCAGAGTGAATCCCCAAGCTGTAGCCCctttgggaagaagaagaagtGCAAAGATAAATACCTGGCCAAGCACAGCTCAAGTAAGTGTGAGCAGGGCAATgggctccatccccagccctgggagatgGCATCACTCCTGCCTCTGTCCTCTGTAGGAGTCAACCAAACAGCCCAGCTGTCTTGGCAGTAGAACCTTGGAAGGATACCCCACAGCTGTCAGCTTTTTTGAGTCCATTCCTTAGTTTTCATGCCCCTCAGGTGGCTACAGCTGTGTCCCCATGTAGGCCACCAGGCCAGGGCTGGCTCAGCACCAAGCTCCCGTGCTTTCCTGTGTTTACAATCCCTGGCACTCCTGGCTTTGTGAGGTCAGGCTCCCGGGCCTCAAACACCACAGCCTGCTGAACACAGGGCAGGCAGTGGccgtgctgctgctcagctgccaaATTGTATCCCTGGTGGGGTAGGGAACTGACCCTGAGTCACCCATGCAAATGCCCTGAGCTGGCAAAGGTGGGTGCCTGAGGACATGCTGGCTCCTAGCCCGGTCTGCAGCTCCAACCAGCCACAAACAAGGCTGTAAATCACCAAGATAAATAAAGCTTCCCCAGCAACAAGctccctgcagcatcctgctgcCTCTCCACCCCGCTCCCAGGTCCTGCTGTCCTGAGCAAAAGCAGCCCTGGcttcttcttcagcagctgctggtccAGCTCCCCAGTGCCCACTCTGCCCCTCACATGGTGCTTGCTGTTGAGGCTGCTGCCTTTTCCCCAAGCAGCCAAACATGGATGAGCTCCCAGCCCAATCCTGACCACTCTGTCCATTCTGCCCAAGGACCTGGCTTTGGTCTGACATGCACAAGGTCCTGCTCCTGTGGCCAACCCAGCTCTGACCGTTCCATGTCttgtttctcctccctcccagtttTTGACCAGCTGGATGTTGTTTCATATGAGGAGGTGGTGAGGCTGCCTGCCTTCAAGAGGAAGACTCTGGTGCTCATTGGTAGGTCCTGTCCCAGGcatcctctgcagcacaggggctgtgtggTGGGTCCCAGGGGAaccaggggctggggcagcatGGCCCTTCAAAACCTAGTGAGGTCTGGGGAGCATTTCTGCCTGCAGCTGACCTCCTCCATGCAGCACTGTGCATGGTCTGGCATCTGCACTGCAATGCTGAGGTGGAGTTAATTCAGGCGTTTGCAGCTCCTACGCATCTTCATGGAAAATCTTTATTAAAAGCAGCTCTGGTCTGCACAGCTGCACCAAAACAAGGACTCCCACgctgcagggactgagctctTGGTGGTGGACTCCCCAGGCATGGGCAGCCCACCATGtacagctgtgctggctgttcagtgggcagcagccctgcctccagctggggctggaggtgagCATCCCCGGGGCAGGGAGAGCCTCTTCCAGGGCTGGAAGACACCACAGACCAGCTTAGAAAGCACATTCTGGGCCCAGGCCACACTGTGCACCTTTCCTCAGAGCCAGAGCTGTGGAGGCTGCTCTGAGCCCATCTCCAGTGTCCGTCTCTCTGTCCATCCAGGGGCCAGTGGCGTGGGCCGTAGCCACATCAAGAACgctctgctcagcaacaacCCGGACAAGTTCATGTATCCACCCCCATGTAAGtacccagggcacagcacaggatGCATATCCTCTCACCTCTTTGATCCAGGACCTTCTGACAGCAGATGGGAGGTGGGAGATAATTCTCCAGCACCACCAAGCCCCTGAAGTCAGGGGGCCCCACAtggggcactgcagggctgctgccaCCCACTCTACTGAGACACCTCAGTCAGTCTTCTCATCTCAGTGTCTGTCCTTGGGCTGGCTGAGTTCCATTCTTGTCCCAAGTAGTAAAAAGGGATTAGTACAGCCTACTCTTGAGGCATGCAGGGCCTCCATGCCTGCTCCACTCTGTCCCCTAGTCCTTCTGGGAGCCAGCActcacctctccctccctccccagacACCACGCGCCCCCAGAAGAAGAATGAGGTGGATGGGAAGGACTACTACTTTGTCTCCACTGAGGAGATGACCCGGGACATCTCAGCCAATGAGTTCTTGGAGTTTGGAAGCTACCAGGGAAACATGTTCGGCACCAAGTTTGAAACAGTGCACAAGATCCACCAGCAGGACAAAGTCGCTATTTTGGACATTGAGCCCCAGGTacggagcaggggaaggggggggcagGACAGGGGCTGCCACAAATGGAACTCCctttgtgctggctgtgaccatccctgccttccctggTGCACTGTccacctgcccttcccaaaggaaaaagcCAGCGAGTCCTGGGGTGGCATTTCCATTCCCACAGAGGGCATTCACTGGCTGTGACACACACCTGGCTGTGACAGCAGGgccacagccaggctggtgTGGGCAGCATGGGGAGTGGGGGACAGCAGCCTTGGCTGTGCTTGCTCCCACACTGGGGAAGGGCACACCCTGGTAACTACACCCCTCTCTCCACAGACCCTCAAGATCGTGCGCACAGCCGAGCTCTCCCCGTTCATTGTCTTCATTGCCCCAACAGACAAGGCAGAGGAGGTGAGTGGCAGAGGGTGCCAAGACTGtccccctcctgtccccctccAGCCCGCTGCTACAACCCagggctctccctgctccacatCAGATCCTTCCTGTCTGCTTAGATTTTGGTGGTCCAGGAGAACTCAGACCTGAGAAATAGGAATTCCTGCAGCTATAGACTCCCTGTCTCTGACTGACACCCCCCAGCAACCATCACCCCTACAGCATAATCAGCCTCTAACACTTGGTggggagcacagcccagcaccagggACAGGATGATTTATCCTGCCATCAGCTATGCAAATGGACACACAAACAAGGGCTGCTTTCATTCTTTGCCTCATTAAGATGCTGATCTCTTTAACGTTAGGATGAAAGCAACAATGATACCGCAGTTAACTCACTCAGTGCCAAGCACGAGGCTGGAAGTCACAGGCTACCACTTCCCAGGAAGCCCCTTGGATGCAGGGAGCAGTGCTGCCtaccctgcccagcctggcagggaggtgggaagtgATGGGACAATGGAAACCTAGAGCTGTGCTCCTCCTGGACTCACAGGCAGCCAAGGCCACCTATCCCAACCTATTAAATTTGGGTTCCTAAAGCTTAAGGTACGGGTTACAGGGAGGGTGTTTAAGCATCCTTCAGAACAAGGATTGTGCAGGTATTTGGAGGCACATCAACTTGCAGAGGGTTGCACAGCCAGATGCAgcaggaagaggggaaaggtgGGCAAGTCTCAGAGCAGAGAGGGCCTGCTGTCCCCACCTCGTGCTGTCACCCACCGCTGCCTCCAGCCAGAGGAATTACATCCTGCTGCAGtaggcagggccagccctgctgccaggcaCTATTTATAACCCTGCAGCTCGGCTCACTCTTACCAGAGGGATGAAGCAGCGTTAATGTGACCCAGGAGAGCTCACATGACCAGGCAAACTGCTCGTTGCTCTCCCCTCTCCACCCCCAAGAGCTTCCAGCTTCATCCATAacatagaaaaaattaattttctaagaatagataaatattttcagtaactCTTTCAAGATGAAAGTAGCTAAGCagttatctccttttttttcccccctggggTAATTGTTAATTACATTTAAAGTTTGTCAGTGTTGAACTGAACACCTTCAAGACAGAAACCTGCTGTGCCTTCAGGGAAGGTGTGGTATTGCAAATATTACATCTGTAATATGGTTTTAGTGCTGACCACTGAAGGTGTCAGTGCTGTGATTCATACCAAAGTGGCCtaacagaaaagggaaagacatTGACTTGGTCTGATTTAGGTCTATTAGTATCTGTTGAGGTCCTTTTAAtctattaataataattatgtaCTAGATATAGTAATTAATAATATAATCTAATATTATGTTTAGGTCTATTAATATCTGTCTAGGtctatttaatatattaatgcATACAATTATATAATAGATATATcataattaatattataatCTAATAATATCTGTTTAGGTCTATTAATATCtgcacacagcagagctcaaggagcacTGCACCCCAagctctccctctgctccccaggcacAGAAGCTGCCTGCCTTTCAAGACCCATTAGGGAAATATGTAGAAATTGCCTGGAATTCATTGttgggggcagagctgcctgcaggggTACACCCCTGGGATGCCCCTGCTATCCAGGCAGGAGGGGGCAGGCAGCTTTGCTTTTACTATCAAAATAAAGCACTAAAAACCAGCCAAAACCAGTAGAGAGAGGCTGGTAAAGCTCTGGCAGCTGGTGCTGTTCTGGTGAAAAGCCAGTGGGAAGGGAACATCCTGCAGGGATTCTGCCTCCAACCCAGCCTGAGGCCTTGAGCTGGCTacactgcccagcacagccctgagcacccTGCTGCTCCTGAATTCTCCCTGGCAGCTGCCACAGAACGTTTTAAAGGTAAACAGGAGACCAAGCAGGTCTGGCCTCGCTCCAGCAGGTGACCTGATGCTCCCAGCGTTGCACGGGAGTCCAGCCAGAGAAACTCAGAGATCCTGGCCTGTCAGACGAGCTGCAACAATGCTCTGTGCTCTGGTACTTCCCAACCACTGGAGCTGTTTTGGTGGGGGTTTCCTGGCTGGGGTGGGCTGTGAAATTCCTCTCCTGTTTCTTGCAGTCCgaggctctgcagcagctccggAAGGACTCGGAGAGCATCCGGAGCCGGTACGCACACTACTTCGACCTCTCCCTGGTCAACAACGGGGTGGAAGAaagcctccagctgctgcaggaagccTTTGAGCAGGCCTGCAGCTCTCCACAGTGGGTGCCTGTCTCCTGGGTCTACTGAGAGGGCATCCAGCCCCATCCGCTTCCCATCAACCATCCTGCAGCCATGGGGAGAAccctcctctgcttcccctggtccacacacagcccagcacaactcccttcctctgctgctccatggACATCGTCTCAATTGgttgacacacacacacacagagggtgCCCACATCTCCTCTCCTGGGGGAAGGAACGCAGGACAGGGGCTGCCTGGGGGACAGCCACCTCCCATGGCACTGCAGGGTAAGTCAGTGGCtacagcagagcccagggcatCCTGTTAGCTCAgagcacagctccctgcctcACCAGGCAAGGGAAAGCACAGTCCTGCTGTAGCACCCACCTGATCTTCTCTGCACCAGTCCCAAGGGAAGTGGCAGGACAGGGGCTTTCCAGGCAGATGTCTTCTGACATTGCAGGAGTGCACACAAACAACCCAGACCCCTGCCTGGTGTCCATGAGGCTTCAAGGAAGCCCCACAGCTTAGGAGGCCTCACACAGACCACCTACAGCCAAGGGTTTCCTCTCACAAACAGGGAAGAGTAGAAAAAGGCAGgcatggatttgatggatgtGGCATGGAACACCCACCCCCAGACAGGCCTCACCCTGCGTTCCAAGGTTGGGGTTTTCTGATTCACCCTGTGCAACCATAGGTGTAAAAACTCACTGTATTGAAATTCTCACCGTGCAGCTTGGATTGTTACAGCCTGGCCAGAGaaactcagcagcagctgagcaagtCCCACAGACCAAACCCCAGAGGGACTGTTCAATGGGTAAATTACATCCAGCCACAAGTATCTGTTGCATGCAGTAGAAAAGTCTCTACAAAGATCATCCAGGCATGTTTTCCAGTGTAGGGTGTCTCGCACTCTGTATGCAAACATGAAAGCCATCCTCACCACGGGGTTCCTCCTGCAGGAGTGCACTGATGcaccagccccccccccccccccacctctgGGAAGTATCACTGTGCCTCCTGGGCAAACCACAGCCATCATGTAGGTGAAAATCTCATTTGTGTGTTCAGTCAGCTATAGGGGCAAGGGGAAGGTGGTTAAAAAGTcttgtgcaattttttttttttttaagaatgccaaaaataaaatctatgtGCAATAGGGACCTTTGTTCTGATCCACTGCAGGGAAACAATGAGCAGCAATAAATGTGCGCTGAAACATTGCCATGGCTGGTGTTTTACCTCTTAGGCTGGGCACCTGCTCATGGCTGGAGCTCTGTTCCCACCTCCCTGACCCTAAAACACACTCAAGATGAGGCAGGCCAGGACCAAACTGTTCCTCCAGGCACCATGAGACCTCTCCAGCAGCTTCACAGCTCCACAGGCAAAGGAACAGAGAGAACACCCAGCTTCCAGGTACGTGCCCCAGGTGGGTTTTGCCAAAGTGGAGGGTGGCCCCATGGCACCTCCAAAGTCCCAAGCAATGACAAGACCCCTGTAGGGATGGTCCACACCATCATAACCACTTCTCTGCATGTGGGAagctgcctcccctccccatgAACAGACCACTAACCTCTTAAGAGGAGCCAGATGAGCGACAAAGTCACACGGTTAAAAAcaggacttttattttttatgtaaaaaagaGGACATAAAAATggaccttttttatttttttttctgctcaggtTCTGACAGCCACTGGCTGCTGTCCCCACTGCTTACATTTATTCTCCAGCTATGGAGGGGAGGATAGACAGTTAAGATAAAAGCAATGAATGAGGTTAAAAGTCACAGAATCTCTGCGGGGATGAATCTCAGAACAAAGCAGCCTGGATCCTTCCCCATTTAAAAGGAGCTAAAATCCTGGCACACTACCCCTGTGTGTAGTGTGACAGAGAGATCTTTGACCCCCAGTAAGCCATTCCACATAAGGAAATTAGGAAAAGTCTTTCTGAAACTGCTTAAGCCCAACACCCAAtgccccttgcagagctgcctctgacCAAGCTTTTCCTGACAAGGACTCCAGTCCCAGCAGCCCTTTAGAAAAGCACACAGGCCAGTCACCCCCTGGTCACCCTCTGTTCCCCAGCAACATCCCCACTTTTAGCCTTCAGAGCACACTGGGCACCAAAACCAGGAAAGGCAACCCAAAGCCCTGCAGTTCCAATCCAACAAGTGGgtagagaggaggaaagagacaGCAAGAGGTACACCCTGGCAAGGGCACTGGGTTTGGGGATCAGCTGACAAGCAACAAGCATATCCCTGGGCAATGCAGTAAAAAGAAGGAAGTAAATGTTTTAACGTTTACCTTTtgtgaaaaaggtaaaaagaaaaaagaaggtattGAAGAATATCTGGGTGGACTATTTGAATTCATGTAGGTCATGCCAAGCATGTGGCcaagttaaaaacaaagcagagccCTTTCAATAACTGATCTGACTGTCCCCATCCAAACCCATTCAGATGGGCTGTGACAAAGCCAGTCCTCCAGGCACCAATACATTCATGTAACTGTCAGGTAACAGCTTCAGccttggaagaaaaggaagtggCAGTACTAGAAGGGGGAGAAAGATTATTCCACCCTCTAGGTGAAAACAGACACCAAGTAAGAGCCAGAAGCTACAGCTTTCCTGAAGATATCACTTCTACTGGCATCACGGTGCTCAGCTTTAGAGATCAACCCAGTGCAGGGACAGCCAGGCACCCCACTCCTCTGGCAACCCTTAAAACAGGATGAAGAGGGGCACCTGAGCAGGGCACATCCTGGGCAAACACACCCGCTCACTCATACACAGCAGAAAAGAACCTGGAGCTTGCTGGCCCCTCTGCCAACACAGCCAGTCCTCCTCTTCCCAAGGCCTCAGATTCCTCCTTCCTTAATGATGAGGTTGCCTGCTTTGGACAGATCCAGTTGCTTACTCCGAGCTCTCTTTGAcctccttttgtttcttcttcttcttcttcttggtGCTGGTGTCAATGATCTGTGGAGAGGTTGGAAAGGTCAGCAAGAAACCAAAAAGGAATCCCTCACTGCTCATTTCAGGAGGAACAGCCCCACTCCAGAAGCACTGCAGGCTCCCCATTGCCACAATGCTCCCTCACCACCACAAAAGCACTCAAGCACAGACCGAATGCCAGCACCATCCTCCCCCCAGGGCCCACAACAGGGCACCAGAGCACAGAGGTGGCCTGGCAGGAACCCATCAActgtcccagggctgctcaccccatccctgccccactGCACATCCACCCCCACAAGCCTCACCTGCCCTATCTCCCAACAGCCAGTTCAGTCTACAAATGCACCTCTGTAAAAcatctttctctgctctggGAGCCTGGCACTTTGTGGACATGCACAGCAGGATGCTGAGGTGTTTATCTTGGAGGTATCTGGGACACACAGCAACCTCCCCCACGTTTGGACCACACCATGGCAGCACCCATTACATACCACTTCTATTTGCTCTCCCCCGCTCTTGGCTGCCTCTTTGgccttcttctctttcttcttctttttcttttcctttttgctcaGCTCCTCTGGTGGAGGGGTGGCAGGGGACGGGGGGGTCACAGCTTCATCACCTTCACTCTCCGACTCTCGCTTCCTCTGTTGGGGGACACGTTGTCAGACACACCAACACCTTCCAACGGAGCTCAGGGGAGGGGAAAACTGTTTGCAAGCCCACTGCAGTATTTTGCCTGATTCAATCCAGCTTCAGTTAACAATGCTTTGGGCAGGCAGGGTGACCTGCAGACTGTCAGTGGCCCCTCCAGCATACGCTGTCCAGGATTTGCTTCTGCCAGTATTGCACCCTGTACTTCTCAAGGTTTCCTGTATCCCAAATATTCAGGTAAAACACTACTTCACCTTTTCAGAGGCATGCAAAAGCCTTGACTTAGGGAATTTACTTAGGGAATTTTAGATGCAACTCTTGCATGGACCTTTCTGCAACTGACTGTCATCTCCAAGAAGGTTCTCTGCACTCAaagcacagaatcccagagaCAAACACCCAGGGAGGATAAGGCCTTCAGTAGGTCACCTTACAGCCAGCTTGTGGGCCACTGCACATGTAGAGGGTCTAGGCTCCCACAACATGGAACACCCTGTGAAACAAGCAGCACACAGTCCATCACCCAATACAAGCTGCCTAAAGGAAGTGGTGCATATCCATTCTTCATCAGGGCCCAAAAATGCTACAGCCAGAGAGCACTAACGATACTCACTTTTGAAGTCTTCTCCAGCTCTGACACAGGTTGGTGatcagcagctgcttctttctTGGAAGAATCCCTGAAAGGAAAGATGCCCAGGTTGAGCAGGACAGTTGCTGCTTCACACTGCTCTGCACACATACAAACCCCCGTTCCCCTCACAAGGGCTCCACAACCCACCCCAGGAGCTGGGTGGGGAAGTTGGTGTGGGGAAGACCTGCAGCCTGCACCAgggccagctgggctgggcaacAGCAAGGCCTTTCCCATTAATTTAGCAGACTGACTCCCTCTAGAACCACAAGACAGGCTAAAAAGGGATAACTGTCTGCTCGGGCACTTTCCTTCCAACACTGCCCAACATCTGCAAGAAATGCAACTGCACCACACAGGTCGGGACAGCCAACAGCCCTGGGCCAAGCCTAACGCGTCCCACGATCAAACAGCAGCACCCAACCTTGCCCTTGCTGCACAGTGCTCCCCTCTGAACACCACGAGGGAGCCACACATCCTCTACCCACCTGTAATCCACATACTCCTTCTTCCAGGAATCTGGTGTGTTCTCGTTGGGCTTTCCATGCTTGTCCAGAAGACCCTTCTGGATCATCATCTTCTTCTGACTGGCCTGAGAGCGAAGTGCAACAAGTCAAACTGCAGCTCCAGGTAAGAAAGATTCCCTCCTGGGGCTTCAGCCACTCAGCCTAAGAGGAGGTAATCCAGGAACAAGCCAAGACAACAACTACAGTGTGCTTAATGCTTTTCCAAGGACCTTCTAGTAAATCACACAAAACATGCCCTGCACAGCAGCCTAAATCTCAGACCAGAGGCATCTTCATTAGTAAATAAGGAGCCAATGGATGTTCCCACCCTTCCTGTTCTTCAGGTACAATTTAGTGTCTCACAAGACAGTTTGCATTTAAACAGTGTTGCAGCTGcaccaaaaggaaaagcagctccttgCCCAGCCCCTCCAGAGCCATCAGCATGGGGTGATAGATGAGGGTCATCTTTGCACAGAGTGCTAATGCCATCCACTTCACATCATTTGGCTCTTTACCAGAGGAGGGCTGGTGCTGTACAGACCCAAGAAGCCCATTCCTTAACACCTACAGTGGCCCCAGCTGGGCCTGGAGCAAAACTGCCCAGGCTCTGTTGGGAGGGAAAGCCATCACTCCCTGGCACTGTGAAGTGCCACCCCCATGGCTCCAGAATTACAGGAAATCCCTGAAGAagacacaggcacagctctgcccaagGGGGACCCCAGAGTCCCACATCCCACCAGCTGGGCTCCCACCACTGCACTGGGACAGACTGCACCCCCACACCACTCACCTTGGGGCCCAGACCCCATTTTCGGGGATATGTGTCCCTCTCCATGATCACTCTCTTGATCTTTGCCACGATGCCATGGTCACAGGTAGAAATGACTGCTGTGGTCATCaaggcagtggctgcagaagCAGGCAGGGAGGCCATTAACTCTTTAATAGCAAGACTATCAGCACAAAGAGGACCAACACCCTCCACCAGGGCTGTCTCACCCCAAAGACTCACTGGAAGCAGGTTCTGGACTAACACTTCCATGAGCTGCCCTGCTCAAAGGCAGCAAGTGTGCCAGCCATGGATTAACAACACCACTCCCAGGCATCTCAAGGAACCACACCACCACAGGAAGGAACAGAGCTGCTCCTTTGCCAGCTCCCAAAGTCTTGCAGAACCAAGCTAGAGGAGACTAACCCTAccaataatttatgtttttctccCCAGGACCCCAAGATGACCAGAGTGCAGGCAGTACAAAGAGCAGGGTTGAATGGCCTGGCTGTGTTAGAGCTCCCAAGGCTCCTCAATCCCATGGGTCTGGACAGAGCACGGGGCCATGCAGCACTGAGCACCATCACTGCGTGTCAGCACCTGTCACCtacacagcttctctgaaggCCCTTTAAAGGGCACCCTTTGAAGTCACTGCACAAAAGGTGGCAGTTGTTTGAGTCCCTTTGCACTGATCTGCTCAGGTAGTGTGATGTGCCAGGTGGCAGCGTGTGATCAGACACCATCCCTCGTCCCAGTGAGGACGGAGTCCCCCagagaggggctccagccctgccagcactgctcccctCCTGCAGGCAGCCAGCCACACAtcacagcagcccccagcaggaCACTGGGAGACTGCTGGATGTCTGGAGGCTGCACAGCACCCAGACCCTAGAACAGGAAccagggtgctgcaggagggcagcacCACTGCACTCAGAGAATGGATAAACTGCGTCAtcacctcacacacacagcacaccTGAGCACCATACACAGCTCATGAACCCTTCACAGCCTGCCCAGGACTGCCTGTGTCTTAACACCAAGTGCCTTGGGCCCACAGTCCCCATTAGGAAGCACT
This Chiroxiphia lanceolata isolate bChiLan1 chromosome 14, bChiLan1.pri, whole genome shotgun sequence DNA region includes the following protein-coding sequences:
- the MPP1 gene encoding 55 kDa erythrocyte membrane protein — its product is MTLKSGRSAGGGSSSMRTALSDLYLEHLLQNRPKPEAMTQSPNAMTEDIYTNGSALGSPSHGSSREVRKIRLVQFEKVTEEPMGITLKQNDKQSCMVARIFHGGMIHRQGSLHVGDEIIEINGQSASNHSVDQLQKMLKETKGMVSLKVIPNQQSRLPALQMFMRAQFDYDPKKDNLIPCKEAGLKFQIGDVIQIINKDDSNWWQGRVEGSCTESAGLIPSPELQEWRVASVTQPSQSESPSCSPFGKKKKCKDKYLAKHSSIFDQLDVVSYEEVVRLPAFKRKTLVLIGASGVGRSHIKNALLSNNPDKFMYPPPYTTRPQKKNEVDGKDYYFVSTEEMTRDISANEFLEFGSYQGNMFGTKFETVHKIHQQDKVAILDIEPQTLKIVRTAELSPFIVFIAPTDKAEESEALQQLRKDSESIRSRYAHYFDLSLVNNGVEESLQLLQEAFEQACSSPQWVPVSWVY